In Pedobacter sp. W3I1, one DNA window encodes the following:
- a CDS encoding class I SAM-dependent methyltransferase — MDNSTYIETKIQRDAGILLEIGTENIQDLPHLFPTVNENFSGDWHDKYFIQARKDGRLNINDCSFDYCFTENTLYFWDEPISHLKEIYRILKSGGILRMAFIEKKYGGDLPWTQLDFNFYHPDEVKFFFIQAGFVDIKIKQMTVENSSVDGKMVKRPFTLISGYK, encoded by the coding sequence ATGGATAACTCGACATATATAGAAACAAAAATACAACGGGATGCTGGGATACTCCTGGAAATTGGCACAGAAAATATCCAGGACCTTCCACATCTTTTTCCAACGGTTAATGAGAATTTTAGTGGCGACTGGCATGACAAATATTTTATCCAGGCGAGAAAAGATGGTCGTCTTAATATCAATGATTGTTCATTTGATTACTGTTTTACTGAAAACACCCTTTACTTCTGGGATGAACCTATATCCCACCTAAAGGAAATATACCGCATATTAAAGAGTGGTGGCATATTGAGGATGGCCTTTATAGAAAAAAAATACGGGGGTGATTTACCCTGGACACAATTAGACTTCAATTTTTACCATCCAGATGAAGTAAAATTCTTTTTTATACAAGCAGGCTTTGTTGATATCAAAATAAAACAGATGACCGTCGAAAACAGCAGTGTTGACGGAAAAATGGTTAAAAGGCCTTTCACGCTGATCAGCGGATACAAATAA
- a CDS encoding glycoside hydrolase 43 family protein, translated as MKNPNENMKNAIYRLCIIALMITLIVPCLYAQKATNPIIYADVPDISIIRVGNNYYMSSTTMHMSPGVPIMKSTDLVNWKIINYAHDALADVPELNLTEGKNAYSKGTWASSLRYYKGMYYVSTFAQTTGETYIFKTKDIEKGNWERISFKPAYHDNSLFFDDDGKVYLIHDAERLKIVELNDDLTGVKPGVPERVLIEHASAPTGKEVGLGAEGSQLFKVKGKYYLFNICAPRGGMRTVIIHRADHINGPWEGIVGLQDRGIAQGGLIDTPDGRWFSYLFRDYAAVGRVPYLVPVRWEDGWPVLGINGKVPDTLDLPAGKGLIPGIVSSDEFTRKKGEPALPLAWQWNHNPDNALWSITKRKGFLRLKTGRIDTDFLQARNTLTQRTIGPTSSASVALDVSKMKDGDFAGCSAFQKEYGSVGVKIDAGQKSIVMITTDHDKPVEVRRIPLDQDQIYFRIDCDFTGKNDEANNLYALNGKDEANFFYSLDGKVWKPIGPPLKMKYNIPHFMGYRFALFNYATKNIGGAADFDFFHITDSISIEK; from the coding sequence ATGAAAAACCCAAATGAAAATATGAAAAATGCGATTTACAGGTTATGCATAATAGCCTTAATGATCACCCTAATAGTGCCATGTTTATATGCACAAAAAGCCACCAATCCCATTATTTATGCAGATGTACCGGATATTTCAATAATACGTGTAGGCAATAACTATTACATGAGCAGTACAACGATGCACATGAGCCCCGGTGTACCCATTATGAAATCGACAGATCTTGTCAATTGGAAAATTATCAACTATGCCCATGATGCTTTGGCAGATGTGCCGGAGCTAAATTTGACAGAAGGAAAAAACGCCTATAGTAAAGGCACTTGGGCAAGTAGTTTACGCTATTACAAGGGGATGTACTATGTAAGTACTTTTGCACAAACCACAGGTGAAACCTATATTTTTAAAACGAAAGATATAGAAAAAGGAAATTGGGAACGAATTTCTTTTAAGCCAGCATATCATGACAATTCTTTGTTTTTTGATGATGATGGCAAGGTATATTTAATTCATGACGCTGAAAGACTAAAAATTGTTGAATTAAATGATGATCTAACAGGAGTTAAACCAGGCGTTCCGGAGCGGGTTCTCATCGAGCACGCCAGTGCACCAACAGGAAAAGAAGTAGGTCTTGGAGCTGAAGGATCTCAATTATTTAAAGTAAAAGGGAAATATTATTTATTTAATATTTGCGCACCACGCGGTGGAATGCGAACTGTAATTATACATAGGGCAGATCATATCAACGGGCCTTGGGAAGGAATAGTTGGCTTACAGGATAGAGGAATTGCTCAAGGCGGACTGATCGACACTCCCGATGGACGTTGGTTCTCTTATCTTTTCCGCGATTATGCTGCTGTTGGCCGCGTTCCTTATCTCGTTCCTGTCAGGTGGGAAGATGGCTGGCCTGTTTTAGGCATCAATGGCAAAGTGCCCGATACACTCGATCTGCCGGCAGGTAAAGGTTTAATTCCAGGCATTGTGTCTTCTGATGAGTTTACCCGTAAAAAAGGCGAACCTGCTTTGCCGCTGGCTTGGCAATGGAATCATAATCCGGATAATGCGCTGTGGTCTATAACTAAAAGAAAAGGATTCCTGCGCCTCAAAACAGGAAGAATCGACACTGATTTTCTTCAGGCCAGAAACACACTTACACAACGCACTATTGGTCCAACCAGCTCAGCTTCTGTTGCCCTGGATGTTTCCAAAATGAAAGACGGCGATTTTGCCGGATGTTCAGCTTTCCAAAAAGAGTATGGATCCGTGGGCGTTAAAATTGATGCGGGTCAAAAATCGATCGTAATGATCACCACTGATCATGATAAGCCTGTCGAAGTAAGGCGAATTCCATTGGATCAAGACCAAATTTACTTCAGAATCGATTGCGATTTTACCGGCAAGAACGATGAAGCCAATAACCTTTACGCGCTTAACGGGAAAGATGAAGCTAATTTCTTTTACAGTCTTGATGGAAAAGTCTGGAAACCAATAGGGCCACCTTTGAAGATGAAATATAACATTCCGCATTTTATGGGCTATCGTTTTGCTTTGTTTAATTATGCGACTAAAAATATAGGCGGCGCGGCTGACTTTGACTTTTTTCATATAACAGATTCCATTTCCATAGAAAAATAA
- a CDS encoding glycoside hydrolase family 43 protein gives MFRKKALLSTVFVISFLGCQKDVKAQTNVEKPKVVNGSLAEKFANVSPKLTSNNVNPLLDFMFTADPTAVEYKGRIYVYATNDHQQYEHVGKDGKNSYEHIRTLVMMSSDDMVNWTYHGLINTAGLAPWSQNSWAPSITSRLEADGKTHFYLYYSNSGIGTAMLTSTSPVGPWKDPLGKNIVDRSVPGVDVDAPFDPGVVIDDQGTGWLAFGGGSPKTKYMPDNARIVKLGKDMISLSSDVAKIPAPYFFEASDLNFINGTWVYTYNTSWEERTEWPYSNIDKPTKCNMSYMTSKTPLIPESWKYRDNYFKNTGDDNVGPFTNNHTHLFKFKEKYYIAYHAMYLQDYFGTKGGFRNVGIEEMQVDEKNVNIPMSKATFKGTSQLNPLNPFALQQAETTGGTSGQVQFEAVGHPGNMVAKGKADQQCVLVRGADFSKQVPAKFEARVKGKGKIDVYVNNLKGSPIVSLIGNEKEWTTLSKKIELKIDKGIENIYFVFNGEGFLFDEWKFIR, from the coding sequence ATGTTTAGAAAAAAAGCGTTGTTAAGTACGGTTTTTGTTATCTCTTTTTTGGGATGTCAAAAAGATGTAAAAGCTCAAACTAATGTAGAAAAACCAAAAGTAGTTAATGGAAGTTTGGCGGAAAAATTCGCAAATGTTTCGCCGAAACTTACCTCCAATAATGTCAATCCTTTATTAGATTTTATGTTTACGGCCGACCCAACAGCTGTAGAATACAAGGGAAGAATTTATGTATATGCCACTAATGATCATCAACAGTATGAGCATGTAGGAAAGGATGGGAAAAATTCCTACGAGCATATCCGTACGCTGGTGATGATGTCTTCCGATGATATGGTTAACTGGACCTATCATGGCCTCATCAATACTGCCGGGCTGGCACCATGGAGTCAAAATTCCTGGGCACCTTCCATTACATCCAGACTGGAAGCAGATGGCAAGACGCACTTCTATCTGTATTACTCCAATAGTGGTATTGGCACAGCCATGCTTACTTCCACCTCTCCGGTTGGCCCATGGAAAGACCCATTGGGAAAAAACATAGTTGACCGTTCTGTTCCCGGTGTGGATGTCGATGCTCCATTCGATCCCGGAGTTGTGATTGATGACCAGGGCACAGGCTGGCTTGCTTTTGGAGGCGGATCGCCTAAAACGAAATATATGCCAGATAATGCCAGAATCGTCAAATTAGGAAAAGATATGATCAGTTTGTCCAGCGACGTTGCTAAAATACCCGCTCCTTATTTTTTTGAGGCAAGCGACCTTAATTTCATCAACGGAACCTGGGTTTATACCTATAATACAAGTTGGGAAGAACGCACAGAATGGCCTTATAGCAATATCGACAAACCAACCAAATGCAACATGTCTTATATGACGAGTAAAACACCTTTAATTCCCGAAAGCTGGAAGTATCGCGATAATTATTTTAAAAACACTGGCGATGATAACGTGGGCCCCTTCACAAACAACCACACGCACTTGTTTAAGTTTAAAGAGAAATATTATATTGCTTACCATGCCATGTATTTACAGGATTATTTTGGCACCAAAGGTGGTTTTCGTAATGTGGGTATCGAAGAAATGCAGGTGGATGAAAAGAATGTGAATATCCCTATGAGCAAAGCAACTTTTAAAGGTACGTCACAACTTAATCCATTAAATCCATTCGCCCTTCAGCAGGCAGAAACCACCGGAGGCACTTCGGGGCAGGTCCAGTTTGAAGCTGTTGGTCATCCGGGAAATATGGTTGCAAAAGGAAAAGCAGATCAACAATGTGTTCTGGTGAGAGGAGCCGATTTTAGTAAACAGGTCCCTGCCAAATTCGAAGCCAGGGTAAAAGGAAAAGGTAAAATTGATGTTTATGTAAATAACCTTAAAGGTAGTCCTATTGTTTCCCTTATAGGTAATGAGAAGGAATGGACTACACTTTCAAAGAAAATAGAACTGAAAATAGATAAAGGAATAGAGAATATCTATTTTGTATTTAATGGAGAGGGTTTTTTGTTTGATGAATGGAAATTCATTCGTTAG
- a CDS encoding cellulase family glycosylhydrolase — protein MNNMINMKNWSQGIFLGFLIVIALFSSSCKKSEVAAALEVSSLDIKAQADGERTEVTITSNDAWTAAINDAVPWIEIGRTAGGAGATQLQLKFSGNGTGASRYGVVTIKSGNGQARRIKITQIGNLYPTYNLSPKAPDATGMSSTAVQLAAKMHLGINFGNTMESPVEGEWQNSKLTESYVKFVKQMGFNTVRIPCNWNWSHLSDPDKVEIDRAWLNRVKEVVGWCVANDMYVMLNTHGDNGWLENNVNAAKQEEINARLKALWEQIATTMRDFDEHLIFAGTNEPAVENAEQMAILNSYHETFIKAVRSTGGRNSYRVLVVQGPSTDPTKTFTLMNTMPKDEIPNKLMVEVHDYTPSTFTILTDGDVSWGKMAYYWGKGNHSTIEPERNATYGEEDVIDTEFKNIKQKFVDNGVPVMLGEYAAWRRNAINNPNYLPKDLAMHNKSVNDWTYYLTKQAKANGILPFYWEIGFMLDRANNVVKDQAMLDALIAGSK, from the coding sequence ATGAACAATATGATAAATATGAAAAATTGGAGTCAGGGGATATTTTTAGGTTTCCTGATCGTGATCGCCTTATTCTCCTCATCCTGTAAGAAATCGGAGGTTGCAGCAGCGCTGGAAGTTTCTTCACTGGATATTAAAGCGCAGGCAGATGGCGAGCGTACAGAAGTGACGATTACCAGCAACGACGCATGGACAGCAGCTATTAATGATGCGGTACCTTGGATAGAAATAGGTCGTACAGCGGGCGGAGCAGGTGCTACACAGTTACAGCTAAAATTTTCCGGTAATGGTACAGGTGCATCACGTTATGGTGTGGTTACGATTAAATCTGGTAATGGCCAGGCCAGGAGAATTAAGATTACACAAATAGGTAATTTATATCCAACATATAATTTATCACCAAAAGCACCCGATGCAACTGGTATGAGCAGTACTGCTGTACAACTGGCGGCAAAAATGCATTTGGGAATAAATTTTGGCAATACCATGGAATCACCAGTCGAAGGTGAGTGGCAGAATAGTAAACTGACCGAATCGTATGTGAAATTTGTAAAGCAAATGGGATTCAATACGGTACGGATTCCTTGTAACTGGAATTGGAGTCATTTAAGTGATCCCGATAAAGTAGAAATTGACCGGGCATGGCTTAACCGGGTGAAAGAAGTAGTTGGATGGTGTGTAGCTAATGATATGTATGTGATGCTGAATACGCATGGAGATAATGGCTGGCTCGAAAATAATGTCAATGCGGCGAAGCAAGAGGAAATTAATGCGAGACTCAAGGCCCTTTGGGAGCAGATTGCTACAACCATGCGTGATTTTGACGAACACCTTATTTTTGCCGGCACGAATGAACCTGCGGTTGAAAATGCTGAGCAGATGGCCATACTCAATAGTTATCACGAAACATTCATCAAGGCGGTTCGTTCTACAGGAGGCAGGAACAGTTACCGGGTGCTGGTTGTGCAGGGCCCCAGCACTGACCCTACTAAAACTTTTACTTTGATGAATACGATGCCAAAAGACGAAATTCCTAATAAGTTGATGGTCGAGGTGCATGATTACACGCCTTCTACATTTACGATACTAACGGATGGAGATGTAAGTTGGGGTAAAATGGCTTACTACTGGGGAAAAGGGAATCATTCTACTATTGAGCCAGAACGCAACGCTACCTATGGCGAAGAGGATGTGATCGATACTGAATTCAAAAATATTAAACAGAAGTTTGTTGATAACGGTGTCCCTGTGATGCTGGGTGAATATGCAGCCTGGAGAAGGAATGCGATTAACAACCCGAATTATCTTCCTAAGGATCTGGCTATGCACAATAAGTCTGTAAATGACTGGACATATTATCTGACCAAACAGGCTAAAGCGAATGGTATTCTGCCATTCTATTGGGAGATAGGTTTTATGTTAGACAGAGCTAATAATGTGGTAAAAGACCAGGCTATGTTAGATGCCCTTATTGCAGGATCTAAGTAA
- a CDS encoding alpha-L-arabinofuranosidase C-terminal domain-containing protein — MKLSKLFIVLVFLLFSTNSFASTSRQHAAADSVYLFSYGTDGLRFAWSDDRNNWTPVGTGQVYLRSDFGRWGSDKKMFAPYVILGRGGVWQCVWSLNDRVKQFAHAQTKNLIDWGPQGYPFFEKGKNILRPIISYQKDLDIYQIVYTDSEGAYFQTETKDFKVYSPAKEVPRSAYKSNTITTTIQNNTVSGQLHRVKWAVVEELNKTAELRNFKGRQDAETTKDDPVRFANLTKPELHISAEPEKAKAISKLLTGIFFEDINYSADGGLYGELIQNRDFEYQPSDKENQDTKWNSNHSWTFKGKEGDFAIQTKQPLHPNNPHYAVLNSTVEGGSLSNSGYDGIALKKGENYLFSSFVRVAEGKKSFEVRLVSEKYGLLSKGLISCSSKSWKQIKTTLKSSVTASDVSLQLWPLQNGRIDLDMISLFPQNTFKNRQNGLREDLADTIAAIKPRFVRFPGGCVAHGDGIHNIYRWKNTIGALEARVPDRNLWGYHQSMGLGYFEYLQFCEDIGATPVPVIAAGVPCQNSGANGGGQQGGIPMADMPAYIQDIIDLVEYCNGATNTKWGKERAAAGHPKPFNLKYIGIGNEDQITDVFREHFAMIYKALKKAHPEITIIGTAGPFFEGTDYEEGWALANEMKVDMIDEHYYRPPGWFINNQDFYDKYDRSKSKVYLGEYAASLPGGNRTNLETALAEALYLTSLERNGDVVSMASYAPLLAKEKHTQWNPDLIYFNNTEVKPTIGYYVQQLYGQNVGDEFIPARVDFSVKREDAIKRVAYSITRDQKSGKLFIKIVNMLPVAVKTSIDLSKLSSVGKQVIKKEISGLPGDYKIRPVKTTMDYLNLKSFELKPYSFTVFEL; from the coding sequence ATGAAGTTAAGTAAGCTATTTATAGTGCTGGTGTTTCTGTTGTTTAGCACAAACTCATTTGCATCAACATCAAGGCAGCATGCTGCAGCTGATTCTGTTTACCTGTTTTCATACGGGACTGATGGATTACGGTTTGCATGGAGTGATGACCGAAATAATTGGACACCTGTTGGAACAGGACAGGTTTACCTTCGCTCAGACTTTGGCCGCTGGGGATCAGATAAAAAAATGTTTGCTCCATATGTGATTCTGGGGCGCGGGGGAGTTTGGCAATGCGTCTGGAGTTTAAATGATCGGGTAAAGCAATTTGCCCATGCTCAAACAAAAAATCTGATTGACTGGGGGCCGCAAGGTTATCCCTTTTTTGAAAAAGGTAAGAATATCCTTCGTCCCATAATTAGTTACCAAAAAGACCTGGACATTTATCAGATTGTATACACGGATAGCGAGGGCGCCTATTTTCAGACAGAAACAAAAGACTTCAAAGTCTACAGTCCGGCAAAAGAAGTACCCCGCTCGGCCTACAAAAGCAATACCATCACCACTACTATTCAAAACAATACGGTAAGCGGACAGTTGCACCGTGTTAAATGGGCGGTGGTTGAAGAGTTGAATAAAACTGCGGAGCTCAGGAATTTCAAGGGGCGGCAAGATGCGGAGACGACCAAAGATGATCCGGTACGTTTTGCAAACTTAACAAAACCGGAGCTGCATATTTCGGCGGAGCCTGAAAAAGCTAAAGCCATCAGCAAGCTGTTAACAGGGATCTTCTTTGAAGATATCAACTATTCAGCAGATGGCGGGCTTTATGGTGAACTGATTCAAAATCGTGACTTCGAATATCAGCCTTCAGATAAAGAAAACCAGGATACAAAATGGAACAGCAATCATTCCTGGACATTCAAAGGCAAAGAAGGGGATTTTGCAATTCAAACAAAGCAGCCACTACATCCAAATAATCCACATTATGCGGTACTAAATTCGACTGTTGAGGGTGGTTCACTATCCAATTCTGGTTACGACGGAATTGCACTTAAAAAAGGGGAAAATTATCTTTTCTCCAGTTTTGTCCGGGTTGCAGAAGGAAAGAAATCTTTTGAAGTCAGGCTTGTTAGTGAAAAGTACGGCTTGCTTTCGAAGGGATTGATCAGTTGCAGTTCTAAGTCCTGGAAGCAAATAAAAACAACGCTTAAATCATCGGTCACCGCCTCGGATGTTAGCCTGCAATTGTGGCCATTACAAAATGGCCGTATCGATCTCGACATGATTTCGCTATTTCCCCAAAATACCTTCAAAAATCGCCAAAATGGCCTTCGGGAAGACCTTGCAGATACAATTGCAGCTATAAAACCGCGATTTGTGCGTTTTCCCGGTGGATGTGTGGCTCATGGAGATGGGATCCATAACATTTACAGATGGAAAAATACAATAGGAGCCTTAGAGGCCCGGGTTCCTGACCGTAATTTATGGGGCTATCACCAGAGTATGGGGCTGGGATACTTTGAGTACCTTCAGTTTTGTGAAGATATAGGCGCAACTCCAGTACCAGTTATTGCCGCTGGAGTGCCTTGCCAAAACTCAGGCGCTAATGGTGGCGGGCAACAGGGTGGAATCCCGATGGCAGATATGCCTGCATATATTCAGGATATCATCGATTTGGTTGAATACTGTAACGGAGCCACAAATACAAAATGGGGGAAGGAACGTGCAGCAGCAGGACATCCGAAACCATTTAATTTAAAATATATCGGTATCGGAAATGAAGACCAGATAACAGACGTCTTTCGTGAGCATTTCGCCATGATCTATAAAGCACTTAAAAAAGCGCACCCTGAAATAACCATTATTGGAACTGCAGGACCATTTTTTGAGGGAACAGATTATGAGGAAGGTTGGGCCCTTGCAAATGAAATGAAGGTTGACATGATAGATGAACATTATTATCGCCCACCAGGCTGGTTTATAAACAATCAGGATTTTTATGATAAATATGACCGCAGTAAATCAAAAGTTTATCTGGGAGAGTATGCGGCAAGCCTCCCTGGGGGAAATAGGACAAACCTGGAGACCGCGTTAGCTGAAGCGCTATATCTCACCTCCCTGGAGCGTAATGGAGATGTGGTATCTATGGCCTCTTATGCGCCATTGTTGGCAAAGGAAAAACATACGCAGTGGAATCCTGATCTGATCTACTTTAATAATACAGAAGTTAAGCCCACCATTGGATATTATGTGCAACAGCTTTACGGTCAAAATGTAGGAGATGAGTTTATTCCTGCACGAGTTGATTTTTCAGTGAAGAGAGAAGATGCAATTAAGCGGGTGGCATACTCAATTACCCGTGACCAAAAATCAGGAAAATTATTCATCAAAATTGTAAATATGCTCCCAGTTGCGGTTAAGACTAGTATTGATCTGTCTAAGTTAAGTTCAGTGGGCAAACAAGTAATTAAAAAAGAAATATCAGGTCTGCCAGGCGACTACAAAATCCGGCCTGTAAAAACAACTATGGACTATTTGAATCTTAAATCTTTCGAACTAAAACCTTATTCCTTTACTGTATTTGAACTGTAA